From Kangiella sp. TOML190, one genomic window encodes:
- a CDS encoding enoyl-CoA hydratase-related protein, protein MSELVQGFVKNRVFHLELHRTDKKNALTGEMYQAMTKLLAKAELDPDVTVILFKGGHHSFCAGNDIADFLDESVLDPDGPIATFLHKLADLKKPMIAAVSGPAIGIGTTLLLHCDLVYATNEAVFSMPFVNLGVCAEAGSSYLLSRQIGQLRAAELLLTGDAFNAQRALEYGIINAVVASEDYWQFATEKAEKLAAKPQAALLASRELMKFDREKIHQVIDQEIAEFSRLLKTAEAKAIFKQFLSR, encoded by the coding sequence ATGAGCGAATTAGTACAAGGCTTTGTGAAAAATAGGGTGTTTCACCTTGAGCTGCATCGAACGGATAAAAAAAATGCGTTGACTGGTGAAATGTATCAAGCCATGACTAAACTTCTAGCGAAGGCTGAGCTTGATCCTGATGTTACGGTAATTTTGTTTAAGGGCGGCCATCACAGCTTTTGCGCGGGTAATGATATTGCGGATTTTTTAGACGAAAGCGTGTTAGATCCCGATGGTCCTATCGCGACTTTTCTACATAAACTCGCAGATCTTAAAAAACCAATGATAGCGGCCGTTTCCGGCCCTGCAATTGGCATTGGTACTACTCTGTTATTACATTGTGATTTAGTTTACGCCACCAATGAAGCAGTGTTTAGCATGCCGTTTGTTAATTTAGGTGTGTGTGCTGAAGCAGGCTCGAGCTATTTACTTTCACGCCAGATCGGCCAGCTTAGAGCTGCTGAACTGCTCTTAACAGGAGACGCTTTTAATGCGCAAAGGGCTTTAGAATACGGTATTATCAACGCTGTAGTTGCCAGTGAAGATTATTGGCAGTTTGCCACTGAAAAGGCAGAAAAACTCGCGGCTAAACCTCAAGCGGCTTTGCTGGCTAGTCGTGAGTTGATGAAGTTTGATCGTGAGAAGATTCACCAAGTGATCGATCAAGAAATTGCCGAGTTTTCGCGTTTACTAAAAACGGCAGAAGCCAAAGCAATATTTAAACAATTTTTATCCCGTTAG
- a CDS encoding M15 family metallopeptidase: MIQDTGSASMMSDQQLIGLDQAHLLKIEDNSELLGQKFQCHHEVLIPLAKLIRQSEKDGIPLRVVSSYRSFEQQLAIWNRKYYQDILLNLRDGSQVSSQELAGKERVDAILHYSAIPGTSRHHWGTDFDLFDAGAIDQGYQVKLTEQEFSEQGPCANLHQWLEEMMQDYGFFKPYANDLGGVACEPWHLSYQPIAQPALKEFPQQLLRATLEESDLGGKEFVLPRLESLLQKYVYRINQD, from the coding sequence ATGATTCAAGATACAGGCTCTGCGAGCATGATGAGTGACCAACAATTGATTGGATTGGATCAAGCACACCTGCTTAAGATCGAGGATAACTCCGAATTGTTGGGGCAAAAATTTCAGTGCCATCACGAAGTTTTAATTCCGCTTGCCAAATTAATCCGACAATCCGAAAAAGATGGGATTCCATTACGAGTTGTCAGTAGCTACCGTTCGTTTGAGCAGCAGTTAGCCATTTGGAATCGAAAATACTACCAAGATATTTTGCTTAATCTACGCGATGGCAGTCAAGTTTCTTCTCAAGAATTAGCGGGCAAAGAAAGAGTTGATGCGATTTTGCATTATTCGGCTATTCCAGGAACCAGCCGTCACCATTGGGGCACCGACTTTGATCTATTTGATGCTGGCGCTATCGATCAGGGCTATCAAGTCAAGCTCACCGAACAGGAGTTTTCCGAACAGGGGCCTTGTGCCAATTTGCATCAATGGTTAGAAGAAATGATGCAAGATTATGGTTTTTTTAAACCCTATGCCAATGATCTTGGCGGTGTTGCCTGCGAGCCTTGGCACTTAAGCTATCAGCCAATCGCTCAGCCTGCGTTAAAAGAATTCCCGCAGCAACTGCTACGAGCGACTCTTGAGGAATCTGACTTAGGCGGTAAAGAGTTTGTTTTACCCAGATTGGAATCTTTGCTACAAAAATACGTTTATCGCATTAATCAGGACTAA
- the dapE gene encoding succinyl-diaminopimelate desuccinylase, producing the protein MINSEVLELAKNLINRQSVTPEDAGCQPMMMDYLAKLGFENETLNFADTKNFWALKNGVTQGQTPVFVFAGHTDVVPAGNLSDWHTDPFVATINEGYLFGRGAADMKSSLAAMLVATKKFIHDYPEHRGSIGYLITSDEEGPFINGTVRVVEELQKRNQAIDYCIVGEPSSSESFGDVIKNGRRGSLTGFLTIKGNQGHVAYPHLADNAIHKSYQALLDLSQIEWDQGNDFFPATSFQIAIERSGTATNVIPGEKYVEFNFRYSTETHAEQLKSRVQTLLDGHQLDYELDWKLNGEPFLTPQGDLLQASKNAIQKACGLETQALTTGGTSDGRFIAKTGAQVVEIGPVNKTIHKVNECVNISDLQLLVDVYYQIMQELVA; encoded by the coding sequence ATGATCAACAGCGAAGTTTTAGAGTTGGCAAAAAATTTGATCAATCGTCAATCAGTAACGCCCGAAGATGCTGGTTGCCAACCGATGATGATGGATTATTTGGCCAAGCTTGGGTTTGAAAATGAAACGCTAAATTTTGCAGATACCAAGAATTTTTGGGCTCTAAAAAATGGCGTTACTCAAGGCCAAACTCCTGTCTTTGTTTTTGCAGGTCATACTGACGTGGTTCCAGCGGGTAATCTATCCGACTGGCACACGGATCCGTTTGTCGCCACCATCAATGAGGGCTATCTTTTTGGTCGTGGGGCTGCCGATATGAAAAGCAGCCTTGCAGCCATGTTAGTTGCTACCAAGAAGTTTATACATGACTATCCAGAGCATCGAGGATCTATCGGTTACCTTATTACTAGCGATGAAGAAGGCCCTTTTATCAATGGTACTGTAAGAGTTGTTGAGGAACTACAAAAACGCAACCAAGCTATTGATTATTGCATTGTTGGCGAGCCATCTAGCAGCGAGTCCTTTGGGGATGTGATAAAAAATGGTCGTCGAGGTTCGCTAACTGGTTTTCTGACTATCAAAGGTAATCAAGGTCATGTGGCCTATCCGCATCTTGCTGATAATGCCATTCATAAATCTTACCAAGCCTTGTTAGATTTAAGCCAGATCGAATGGGATCAAGGCAATGATTTTTTCCCTGCAACTAGCTTTCAAATTGCTATTGAGCGCTCCGGTACCGCAACCAATGTGATCCCTGGCGAAAAATACGTCGAATTTAATTTTCGCTATTCTACCGAGACTCATGCCGAGCAACTCAAATCGCGAGTTCAAACGCTACTTGATGGACACCAACTTGATTATGAGTTGGACTGGAAGCTCAATGGCGAACCTTTTCTAACGCCACAAGGCGACTTGTTACAGGCCTCTAAAAATGCCATTCAAAAAGCTTGCGGCTTAGAGACTCAAGCCCTGACCACTGGCGGTACTTCGGATGGCCGCTTTATCGCCAAAACTGGGGCACAAGTGGTAGAAATAGGCCCGGTTAATAAAACCATTCATAAAGTAAATGAATGCGTTAACATTTCGGATTTACAATTGTTGGTAGACGTGTATTACCAAATTATGCAAGAACTGGTGGCTTAA
- a CDS encoding arsenate reductase, with the protein MVKIYGIPNCDTVRKAVKWLEAQAIEHEFIDYRKNPLAKAEIARWDKAIGWESLLNKRSTAWRPLEQSVKDTIDRESALQLMLDKVTLIKRPVLVKGDAIYLGFKPEQYQEIFS; encoded by the coding sequence ATGGTAAAAATTTATGGCATCCCTAATTGTGACACAGTACGAAAAGCCGTGAAATGGTTGGAAGCTCAAGCAATTGAACATGAGTTTATCGACTATCGAAAAAATCCGCTCGCTAAAGCGGAAATCGCGCGCTGGGATAAAGCTATCGGCTGGGAGTCTCTATTAAATAAACGCTCTACCGCGTGGCGCCCACTAGAACAAAGCGTTAAAGATACTATCGATCGTGAGTCTGCCTTACAACTAATGCTCGATAAGGTAACCTTGATCAAGCGCCCGGTTTTAGTCAAAGGCGATGCGATCTATTTAGGTTTTAAACCTGAGCAGTATCAAGAGATTTTTAGTTAA
- the dapD gene encoding 2,3,4,5-tetrahydropyridine-2,6-dicarboxylate N-succinyltransferase — MSLQQTIETAFDNRDQLSVDHAAVEIKQAVSETLELLDSGKARVAEKIDGQWHVHQWLKKAVLLSFRLNDNKVIDTPLAQFYDKVPMKYQGMSEQEFRQAGTRVVPHAIARHGAFIAKNVVLMPSYTNIGAYIDEGTMVDTWATVGSCAQIGKNVHLSGGAGIGGVLEPLQAGPTIIEDNCFIGARSEVVEGVVIEEGSVLSMGVFIGQSTKIYNRLTDEVTYGRVAAGSVVVPGSLLAENGKYNLNCAVIVKQVDAKTRSKTSINDLLRMD, encoded by the coding sequence ATGTCATTACAACAAACTATCGAAACTGCTTTTGATAACCGTGATCAACTATCTGTCGATCATGCAGCTGTCGAAATCAAACAAGCGGTTAGCGAAACGCTTGAACTGCTTGATTCGGGCAAAGCCCGAGTGGCCGAAAAGATTGATGGCCAATGGCACGTTCATCAGTGGCTAAAAAAAGCCGTATTACTCTCTTTTCGCTTAAATGATAATAAAGTAATCGATACGCCCTTGGCGCAATTTTACGATAAGGTACCAATGAAATACCAAGGTATGAGCGAACAAGAGTTTCGCCAAGCCGGTACTCGAGTAGTTCCTCATGCCATCGCACGCCACGGTGCTTTTATTGCCAAAAACGTAGTCTTGATGCCTAGCTACACTAATATTGGTGCTTATATTGATGAAGGCACTATGGTGGATACTTGGGCTACGGTGGGTTCTTGCGCGCAAATTGGTAAAAACGTCCACCTTTCTGGCGGCGCGGGGATTGGCGGGGTTTTAGAACCGTTACAAGCTGGTCCTACAATCATAGAAGATAACTGCTTTATTGGCGCTCGCTCAGAAGTGGTTGAAGGCGTTGTGATCGAAGAAGGTTCTGTCTTATCAATGGGCGTTTTTATCGGCCAAAGCACAAAAATTTATAACCGCTTAACCGACGAAGTCACTTATGGTCGAGTAGCTGCCGGATCGGTAGTGGTGCCAGGTTCTTTACTAGCAGAGAATGGTAAATACAATTTAAACTGCGCTGTCATCGTTAAGCAGGTTGATGCTAAAACCCGCTCAAAAACCTCTATCAACGACTTATTGAGAATGGATTAG
- the glnD gene encoding [protein-PII] uridylyltransferase, with product MAASDKYQYLPKSSEILKVSEQPNERLKTYKKHLKRGIENIIDQFQKGTSINQLLKARSTFIDHILSISWKQFAIDNDTALIPVGGYGRQELQPFSDIDILILVNDQSCTKNLEAWIAFLWDIGLEVGHSVRNLKDCKTLAVDDITIATSLMESRYLCGDKNLFKQLTALLQDDEFWPAKAFFQAKVTEHRHRHNKFEDTSYNLEPNIKSNPGGLRDIQVIQWISLRQFKSTSLHDLINHQIFTRREYRNLISHQQFLRKIRFALHALAGKREDRLSFEHQKTVAQWLGYEDDEKKLAVEYLMQRYYRSVMAIRNLTELFIQIFEQEYLTESIADNIIPLDEDFFIQNKRIGTHDPELFKKKPETLIKIFTYISLDPEIKQIQAKTLRQIRSSQQIINKKYRESALNIKAWLEFLSTKQLTSRGFALMKRTNVLGALIPTFARIEGQMQFDLFHAYTVDEHTLFLLRHIIRYNKPDCQLEFPICSKIMQTLVDPTPLYLAAIFHDIGKGRGGDHSELGAVDALEYCQSLGLEERISQLVSWLVKNHLIMSLIAQRKDISDPDVIEAFAKRVPSILHLELLYVLTVSDIRATNPTLWNSWKESLLKELFLATKYYLSQSTPRTNQEEMLQDTRQQVLEQFAKSGESIEPVRELLHELGDEYLLRYHPEQIIWQLEQLLPQQQHLTDQPYVAIKNHRSQAGTEVFIAIEDQPDLFAAIAALLSQNHLNIQAATLFTSPKGLCLDTFIVLDEQGQPLSYQQRITEIQTKLIQELDNIQSISLDVSRAQPSRYKHFNVPTKISFNQDKVNNLTVLELSALDRPALLAKIGQAFRDCHVKIHSAKIVTLGEKVEDTFLISKNNNQPITDPKELAALEQSILKLLDH from the coding sequence GTGGCCGCTTCCGACAAATATCAGTACCTTCCCAAAAGCTCTGAAATCTTAAAAGTTTCCGAACAACCCAATGAGCGTCTAAAAACCTATAAGAAGCATTTGAAACGCGGAATTGAGAATATTATCGATCAATTCCAAAAAGGTACCAGTATCAACCAGTTGCTCAAGGCTCGTAGCACTTTTATTGATCACATCCTAAGCATTAGCTGGAAACAATTCGCCATTGACAATGATACCGCCTTGATTCCAGTAGGTGGCTATGGCCGCCAAGAATTGCAGCCTTTTTCTGATATTGATATTTTGATTTTAGTTAATGATCAAAGTTGCACCAAAAATCTCGAAGCTTGGATTGCCTTTTTATGGGATATTGGCCTAGAGGTAGGTCATAGCGTACGTAATCTTAAGGATTGCAAAACCCTTGCCGTCGACGATATTACCATTGCCACCAGCTTAATGGAGTCGCGCTATTTGTGTGGCGACAAAAATTTGTTTAAGCAATTGACAGCATTATTACAAGATGATGAGTTTTGGCCTGCGAAAGCATTTTTTCAGGCCAAAGTAACCGAGCATCGACATCGCCATAACAAATTTGAAGATACTTCCTATAACTTAGAGCCGAATATAAAGTCGAACCCTGGAGGATTGCGCGATATTCAGGTCATCCAGTGGATCTCGTTACGACAATTTAAATCTACGAGTCTGCATGATCTAATTAACCATCAAATTTTTACTCGGCGTGAATATAGAAACTTAATTAGTCATCAACAATTTCTAAGAAAAATCCGCTTTGCTTTACATGCCTTAGCCGGCAAACGCGAGGATCGTTTATCTTTCGAACACCAAAAGACCGTTGCTCAATGGCTTGGGTATGAAGATGACGAAAAGAAACTGGCGGTCGAATATTTGATGCAACGCTATTACCGTTCAGTGATGGCCATTCGGAATTTAACGGAACTGTTTATTCAAATCTTTGAACAAGAATACTTAACAGAATCTATAGCAGATAACATTATTCCGTTGGATGAAGATTTTTTTATTCAAAATAAACGAATCGGAACTCACGATCCCGAACTATTCAAAAAGAAACCCGAAACCTTAATTAAAATTTTTACTTACATTTCCCTCGATCCGGAAATCAAGCAAATTCAAGCAAAAACTTTACGACAAATTCGCTCAAGTCAGCAAATCATCAATAAAAAATACCGAGAATCAGCGCTGAATATTAAGGCTTGGTTGGAGTTCTTATCCACCAAACAACTAACCAGTCGTGGTTTTGCTTTAATGAAAAGAACCAATGTGTTAGGTGCTCTAATTCCAACGTTTGCTCGAATTGAAGGTCAAATGCAGTTCGATTTATTTCACGCTTACACTGTCGATGAGCACACCCTGTTCTTATTGCGTCACATTATTCGTTACAACAAGCCGGATTGTCAGTTAGAGTTTCCAATCTGCAGTAAAATCATGCAAACCTTGGTTGATCCTACCCCGCTCTACTTGGCTGCCATCTTTCACGATATTGGCAAAGGTCGTGGCGGCGATCATTCCGAGCTAGGGGCCGTCGATGCTCTTGAGTATTGCCAATCATTAGGGCTTGAAGAGCGAATTTCACAACTGGTTTCTTGGCTGGTGAAAAACCACCTAATCATGTCATTAATCGCGCAAAGAAAAGACATCAGCGATCCTGATGTTATCGAAGCTTTTGCTAAAAGAGTGCCTTCAATTTTACACTTGGAACTACTTTACGTGCTGACCGTTTCGGATATAAGAGCGACCAACCCGACTTTATGGAATTCTTGGAAAGAGTCTTTGCTAAAAGAGCTGTTTTTAGCCACCAAATACTATCTAAGTCAATCAACACCAAGGACTAATCAAGAAGAAATGCTGCAAGATACTCGCCAGCAAGTGTTAGAGCAGTTCGCTAAAAGTGGCGAAAGTATTGAGCCAGTTAGAGAACTGTTACATGAACTCGGTGATGAATATTTATTGCGTTATCATCCTGAACAAATAATTTGGCAGCTCGAACAGCTACTGCCTCAGCAACAACACCTGACCGATCAACCTTATGTCGCAATTAAAAATCACCGCAGTCAGGCTGGAACCGAAGTTTTCATTGCGATTGAAGATCAGCCAGATCTGTTTGCTGCTATTGCTGCCCTTCTTAGCCAAAACCATTTAAATATTCAGGCGGCAACTTTATTCACTTCCCCTAAAGGCTTGTGTTTAGATACTTTTATTGTGCTGGATGAACAAGGTCAACCCTTATCCTATCAACAACGAATTACGGAAATACAAACTAAACTAATTCAAGAACTGGATAATATTCAGTCTATTTCACTTGATGTTAGCCGCGCCCAACCTAGTCGCTATAAACACTTTAATGTTCCAACTAAAATAAGTTTTAACCAAGACAAGGTGAACAATCTAACCGTGTTGGAACTTTCCGCTTTGGATAGACCGGCTTTATTGGCTAAAATTGGGCAAGCATTCCGTGACTGTCATGTTAAAATTCATTCAGCTAAAATTGTTACTTTGGGTGAAAAAGTAGAAGATACTTTTCTAATTAGCAAAAATAATAACCAGCCCATAACAGATCCAAAAGAATTAGCAGCACTCGAGCAAAGTATTTTGAAACTGCTCGATCATTAA
- the map gene encoding type I methionyl aminopeptidase, with amino-acid sequence MSIILKTPEQIEGMRVAGRLAAEVLEMIGQHVKKGVTTEELNRICHEHIVKVQAGYPATLNYGGQPYPMPLDDEGNPTVPFGEGGFTKSICTSVNDVVCHGIPNKKPLKNGDIFNLDVTVIKDGFHGDTSKMFVVGEATPQAKKLMQVTQESLYLAIDMVKPGARLGDIGYAIQKYVERQGYSVVREYCGHGIGEVFHEEPQVTHYGRPGTGVELQEGMTFTIEPMVNFGKRNVKLNKKDGWTVTTKDRSLSAQWEHTLLCTANGVEVLTKRQEESF; translated from the coding sequence ATGTCGATAATATTAAAAACTCCTGAGCAGATTGAAGGTATGAGAGTGGCTGGTCGCCTAGCTGCCGAGGTGCTGGAAATGATTGGCCAACACGTCAAAAAAGGTGTGACCACCGAAGAGTTAAACCGGATCTGTCATGAGCATATCGTTAAGGTGCAAGCTGGTTATCCTGCCACTTTAAATTATGGCGGCCAGCCCTACCCTATGCCGCTTGATGATGAAGGCAATCCTACCGTTCCTTTTGGCGAAGGTGGCTTTACTAAATCCATCTGCACTTCAGTTAACGATGTGGTTTGTCATGGTATTCCCAATAAAAAGCCCTTGAAAAATGGCGATATTTTCAACCTAGACGTGACCGTAATAAAAGATGGCTTTCATGGCGATACCAGCAAAATGTTTGTAGTTGGCGAAGCCACACCGCAAGCAAAAAAACTGATGCAAGTTACTCAAGAGTCTCTCTATCTGGCGATTGATATGGTAAAACCTGGAGCACGTTTAGGCGATATTGGTTATGCGATTCAAAAGTACGTGGAAAGGCAAGGCTATTCCGTAGTACGTGAATATTGTGGACATGGCATTGGTGAAGTATTCCATGAAGAACCGCAAGTAACCCACTATGGTCGACCAGGTACTGGAGTTGAGCTACAAGAAGGCATGACTTTTACCATAGAGCCAATGGTAAACTTTGGTAAACGCAACGTAAAACTTAATAAAAAAGATGGCTGGACGGTGACTACAAAAGATCGCTCTTTATCCGCCCAGTGGGAACATACTCTGTTGTGTACTGCTAACGGTGTTGAGGTCTTAACCAAGCGCCAAGAAGAATCGTTTTAG
- a CDS encoding class I SAM-dependent methyltransferase, with protein MKLRQMKLALAASALAIALSACAQHSSYKKEYQFAKANSAKLKSVMDARSAEDKQRDTWRKPAETLAFFRVEPGMTVAEVLPGGGWYSKIIADYLGSQGTLYGINYDEDIWPRFGFFNEARIKELVASTAKFPETVAKVSNSGVKARGFTFSNAPNELAGTVDRVLVIRALHNLNRFESEGQYRSKAIKAMHALLKKGGMVGLVQHKIPETADDAGANGQRGYLKQSDVIEMFENQGFELVMSSDMHANPKDQPSATDVVWRLAPSFATSRDNPELKAKMQAIGESNRMTLLFRKK; from the coding sequence ATGAAACTGAGACAGATGAAATTAGCGTTGGCCGCTAGTGCCTTAGCCATCGCGTTATCGGCTTGTGCACAGCACAGTAGCTACAAAAAAGAATATCAATTTGCTAAAGCCAATTCGGCCAAACTAAAAAGTGTGATGGATGCTCGCAGCGCCGAGGATAAGCAGCGCGACACTTGGCGAAAACCGGCTGAAACTTTAGCCTTTTTCCGAGTCGAGCCTGGTATGACCGTGGCCGAAGTCCTTCCGGGCGGCGGCTGGTATAGTAAAATCATCGCCGATTATTTAGGCTCGCAAGGTACTCTTTACGGCATTAATTATGATGAAGACATCTGGCCACGCTTTGGATTTTTCAACGAAGCGCGGATCAAAGAGTTGGTCGCATCTACCGCCAAATTCCCTGAAACCGTAGCTAAAGTGAGTAATAGCGGCGTCAAAGCACGCGGCTTTACCTTTAGCAATGCGCCAAATGAGCTTGCCGGAACGGTAGATCGAGTCTTAGTGATCCGCGCCTTACACAATCTCAACCGTTTTGAAAGCGAAGGCCAATACCGCAGCAAAGCGATTAAGGCTATGCATGCATTATTGAAAAAAGGCGGTATGGTCGGCTTGGTTCAGCATAAAATCCCCGAAACTGCCGATGATGCTGGAGCCAATGGGCAGCGAGGTTATTTAAAACAATCGGATGTTATCGAAATGTTTGAAAACCAAGGATTTGAACTGGTCATGAGCAGCGATATGCATGCCAACCCCAAAGATCAACCCAGCGCTACTGATGTGGTATGGCGTTTAGCACCTTCTTTCGCTACCAGCCGCGATAATCCTGAGCTGAAAGCCAAAATGCAAGCGATTGGTGAATCTAACCGGATGACCTTACTCTTTAGGAAGAAATAA
- a CDS encoding VOC family protein: MKMPDGFGAITPYLFVDKASEYVDFLKAAFNAEELSRTMRGERVTNACLSINEARLFISDVTDDYPAMTTSIYLYVEDADTSIAQAVSAGGQCEMQATDEPWGDRTGGIRDQWGNIWWISQHLGLG, translated from the coding sequence ATGAAAATGCCTGATGGCTTTGGCGCCATAACACCTTATTTATTCGTGGATAAAGCCAGTGAATATGTTGATTTCTTAAAAGCTGCCTTTAATGCCGAAGAACTGAGCCGAACTATGCGTGGAGAGCGAGTAACCAATGCTTGCTTATCTATCAATGAAGCTCGGCTTTTTATTAGCGACGTAACGGATGACTACCCTGCTATGACCACTTCTATTTATTTGTATGTTGAAGATGCGGATACATCGATAGCTCAAGCCGTTTCTGCCGGAGGTCAATGTGAGATGCAAGCCACTGATGAGCCTTGGGGTGATCGGACAGGCGGTATTCGAGATCAATGGGGTAATATCTGGTGGATTTCGCAGCACCTTGGCCTAGGCTGA
- a CDS encoding arsinothricin resistance N-acetyltransferase ArsN1 family B, producing MIRTASVTDAQTIAKIYNHYIKTSIITFETKPVPSQDMANRIEETLTQQLPYLVIEEENKIVGYAYASKWKGRCAYRFSVEATVYLAPNVTGKGYGTRLYQQLFEELESLNYHAVIAGISLPNPTSIALHENMGMQKVAHFKQVGFKFERWIDVGYWQKFL from the coding sequence ATGATACGAACTGCCAGCGTAACTGATGCGCAAACCATTGCCAAAATTTATAATCATTATATTAAAACTAGTATTATCACCTTTGAAACCAAGCCAGTTCCCAGTCAAGACATGGCTAACCGGATAGAAGAGACTCTTACTCAACAACTGCCTTACCTCGTAATTGAAGAAGAGAATAAAATTGTCGGTTATGCTTACGCCAGCAAATGGAAAGGTCGTTGCGCCTATCGTTTTTCAGTTGAAGCGACGGTTTATTTAGCGCCGAATGTTACCGGTAAAGGCTATGGCACCCGACTCTATCAGCAATTGTTCGAGGAGTTAGAATCTCTTAATTATCATGCGGTCATAGCTGGCATTTCTTTGCCCAATCCTACCAGCATAGCTTTGCACGAAAACATGGGTATGCAAAAAGTGGCTCATTTTAAGCAAGTCGGATTTAAGTTTGAACGCTGGATTGATGTCGGCTATTGGCAGAAATTTCTCTGA
- a CDS encoding retropepsin-like aspartic protease yields MRSFSFSSLAFIIIVSLFSNRAIAQIESLDGWIPFELVKNHVTITVLIKNKPITAIIDTGANVSAISKKTQKKLKLRKSSDMMNIYGTVGKRLLPLTKKVKIELNQDTYKWLQLAINSKLKNIDLILGMDFIQKPVLQINYKDKLIRFTDNDVVNFNKEKSVPLKLRKGLLYTTIQLEGSEIEMLVDTGNAGDMLVSQSSIIENSTLMEALESKDLHEKKSGIHKASLAYKNNKANYILIGHNKIKDVEYKVIFNDNDHKQRLNVIGYNVLQNFIVSIDRKNKLMMLEPIVVEGI; encoded by the coding sequence ATGCGATCCTTTAGTTTTTCCTCATTAGCATTCATTATTATAGTTTCTTTATTCTCAAATAGAGCAATAGCGCAAATAGAATCTTTAGATGGCTGGATACCTTTCGAGCTAGTAAAAAACCATGTAACCATAACAGTTTTAATAAAAAACAAGCCAATCACAGCAATCATTGACACAGGTGCCAATGTCAGTGCGATAAGCAAAAAAACTCAAAAAAAGTTAAAGTTAAGAAAATCCTCTGACATGATGAATATTTATGGAACCGTAGGTAAAAGACTTTTACCCCTTACTAAAAAAGTCAAAATAGAACTTAATCAAGATACTTATAAATGGCTTCAACTAGCAATAAATTCAAAACTTAAAAATATTGATCTGATTCTGGGAATGGACTTTATCCAAAAACCTGTTCTGCAAATTAATTATAAAGATAAATTAATACGGTTTACCGACAATGATGTTGTTAATTTCAATAAAGAAAAAAGCGTCCCGCTGAAATTGCGAAAAGGCTTATTATATACAACCATTCAATTAGAAGGCTCAGAAATTGAAATGTTAGTGGATACTGGAAATGCTGGAGATATGCTTGTGTCCCAGTCTTCAATTATTGAAAACTCAACTTTAATGGAAGCCCTAGAGAGTAAGGATCTTCATGAAAAAAAATCAGGGATTCATAAAGCTTCATTAGCTTATAAAAATAATAAAGCAAATTATATTTTGATAGGGCATAACAAAATTAAGGACGTAGAATACAAAGTAATTTTTAATGATAATGACCACAAACAAAGGTTAAATGTTATTGGCTATAATGTTTTGCAAAATTTCATAGTATCGATTGATCGCAAAAACAAGTTAATGATGCTTGAACCAATCGTTGTAGAAGGCATATAA
- a CDS encoding DUF3565 domain-containing protein: MKQAICGYHKDQEDDWVAELECGHFQHVRHKPPFFNRPWVETLEGRKTMLGSELNCVKCEEKSSNGIN, translated from the coding sequence ATGAAACAAGCTATTTGCGGCTACCATAAAGACCAAGAAGATGATTGGGTGGCCGAATTAGAATGCGGTCATTTCCAGCACGTTCGCCATAAGCCGCCCTTTTTTAATCGGCCTTGGGTGGAAACACTTGAAGGTCGTAAAACAATGTTGGGTTCTGAGTTAAATTGTGTAAAATGCGAAGAAAAATCAAGCAACGGTATTAATTAA